A genomic region of Candidatus Cloacimonadota bacterium contains the following coding sequences:
- a CDS encoding integron integrase: MPKPKLLDMVRNQIRLKHYSIRTEEAYVIWIKKFIFFHNKRHPKDMSEEEVKEFLTYLAVDKKVSASTQNQALSALLFLYKNVLKKELKFIKNTVSAKRHRHIPVVFSREEIEKIFYYLKETNWLIANLLYGSGLRLMESIRLRIQDIDFDYNQIIVRSGKGEKDRKTMLPLSLKMHLRNQIDKVKIIHSEDIRDGYGDVFLPYALSRKYPNASKEFGWQWIFPASKRSIDPRSGIIRRHHISETVLQRAVKKAVKKTGITKPASCHTFRHSFATHLLENGYDIRTVQELLGHKDVRTTMIYTHVLNKGGLGVKSPLD, encoded by the coding sequence ATGCCAAAACCAAAATTATTGGATATGGTTAGAAATCAGATAAGATTAAAACATTATAGCATCCGCACAGAAGAAGCTTATGTAATCTGGATTAAGAAATTTATCTTTTTTCATAATAAAAGACATCCGAAAGATATGAGTGAAGAAGAAGTAAAAGAATTTCTTACTTACTTAGCAGTTGATAAAAAGGTCTCTGCATCTACACAAAATCAAGCACTATCTGCTCTTCTTTTTTTGTATAAAAATGTTCTGAAAAAAGAGTTGAAATTCATCAAAAATACTGTTTCAGCCAAAAGACATAGACACATTCCAGTTGTTTTTTCACGAGAAGAAATAGAAAAGATTTTCTATTACTTAAAAGAGACAAACTGGCTTATTGCAAATTTGCTTTACGGCTCCGGATTGAGATTAATGGAATCTATTCGTCTGCGGATACAAGATATTGATTTTGACTATAATCAGATTATAGTTAGAAGTGGAAAGGGTGAAAAAGACAGAAAAACAATGCTGCCGTTATCTCTGAAAATGCATTTGAGAAATCAGATAGATAAAGTAAAAATTATTCACTCTGAAGATATAAGAGATGGTTATGGAGATGTATTTTTGCCTTATGCTCTATCAAGAAAGTATCCAAATGCGAGCAAAGAGTTCGGCTGGCAGTGGATTTTCCCTGCTTCAAAAAGGTCAATTGACCCAAGATCTGGAATTATACGTCGCCACCATATTTCTGAAACCGTTCTTCAAAGAGCTGTAAAAAAAGCTGTGAAAAAAACTGGTATAACCAAACCCGCAAGCTGCCATACCTTTCGCCACAGTTTTGCTACTCATTTATTAGAGAATGGTTATGACATCAGAACAGTTCAAGAACTCTTAGGTCATAAGGATGTCCGCACCACTATGATTTATACTCATGTCTTAAATAAAGGCGGTTTAGGTGTTAAAAGTCCACTGGATTAG
- a CDS encoding PIN domain-containing protein, whose protein sequence is MYLFDTNIFLEILLSQEKSADCKKILNNSLGNISISNFTLHSIGVILFRQKKERIFTRFVSDILSKIDIVSLSRQAYLALSEFRDENDLDFDDSYQCKIAEEKDLIVVTMDKHFERVRKKIKVKFI, encoded by the coding sequence ATGTATTTGTTTGATACTAATATCTTCCTGGAAATTTTATTATCACAAGAAAAATCAGCTGACTGCAAGAAAATTTTGAATAACAGTCTGGGCAACATATCAATTTCAAATTTTACATTACATTCTATCGGCGTGATACTCTTTAGGCAAAAGAAAGAAAGGATATTTACTCGCTTTGTATCAGATATTCTTTCAAAAATAGATATCGTTTCATTGTCAAGACAAGCATATTTGGCGTTATCTGAATTTAGAGATGAAAATGATTTAGATTTTGATGATTCATACCAATGTAAAATCGCTGAAGAGAAGGATTTGATAGTTGTAACAATGGATAAACATTTTGAACGCGTTAGAAAGAAAATCAAGGTCAAGTTTATTTAA
- a CDS encoding DUF2281 domain-containing protein translates to MKGKNKMDANSIESKLNSLPDNLKREVLDFINFLITKKMHETIPAQFDFTWEGGLSDIKDQYSSVELQHQSTEWR, encoded by the coding sequence ATGAAAGGAAAAAATAAAATGGATGCCAATTCAATAGAAAGTAAATTAAATTCATTGCCAGACAATTTGAAAAGGGAAGTATTAGATTTCATTAATTTCCTGATAACAAAAAAAATGCATGAGACTATTCCAGCTCAATTTGATTTTACCTGGGAAGGCGGCTTATCTGATATCAAAGACCAATATTCTTCGGTAGAATTACAACACCAATCAACGGAGTGGAGATAA
- the mfd gene encoding transcription-repair coupling factor → MFYKTLKPFLAKSGLISQFNHLAETKTPKQVFGLNASAKSLLLAHLFYTAKQNVLFVTTNDVIARNTCDDLKILLGNDNVHFLPEYELLHYEEFSPQQSCLVERSNTLSKAVLGESGIFIVSIKEFLRNINHHENYKTNIISLSKGKEYNLEKLVSDLIACGYSHTSQVSQIGEISKRGGILDIFSPQYQNPFRLEFFGNEVVSIREFSAQSQCSMDDSYTKITIQPIREFSLNNLSSSSPDELLERISSKGFYDGIEQDLAKLLKRTATFSEYFNPQDTFLVFDEFQNFSNIEELLFDEVKKNYKDKIITILENIIAKPYKLFSKFSSLSLKKFSTFYFNRSNYHLSEYSLYIPFKSQIHPVRCSCPVRCPPSDGMLSNGVNFNSNFTLLNTEIDSLLQKGYTIFIQSDNKSQSDRLQEMLPEFQDKVRFFVDSPSGGNVGVFQNGFIFDDAHLAIFTDHEIFNRYKQKRHFVRFKKAEALADYESLKNGDYVVHIDYGIGIYQGLEKLKIKDSEMDCLAIQYANTDKIYVPTEQLNLISKFSAQEGITPEIYRIGGRKWERVKGNVRKEIERIAADLVYLYAQRKLAKGFAFSKDSEWQKNLEASFIYEDTSDQIKATEYIKNDMESAIPMERLICGDVGFGKTEVAIRAAFKSVMDSKQVAFLAPTTILTEQHYLTFSERLKDYPIRVEMLSRFITPKNQKRIIDGLQFGEVDIVIGTHRLLSDDVKFKDLGLIIIDEEQRFGVKHKEKLKALKTSADILVLSATPIPRTLNMTLSGVKDMTIMDIPPENRLPIRTAIIPYNDDIIELAIKREIDRQGQVYFLHNRVETIYTMEQRLSHQMPDISFVVAHAQMPERELERIMRNFYHSKFDVLVCTTIIESGIDIPNVNTIIINYADKFGLAQLYQLRGRVGRSDRQAYAYLIVPGKTTEAAKERLKTIEQNEALGSGLNIAMRDLEIRGAGNILGEKQHGLMNTVGISFYNQILKKAIEKISKGETKDIFEIERRKAKIQCEIPFYFPKEYIEDEAMRLVFYRRLNNLENEKEFYKLQNEMVDRFGKLPQVAKYVFKYYLVNFWAEKCKIKSVFIGRRKIVIEPFKSMISKSKIEKIIKSTKFAVHFKQIKGFSIIVDIPYLKDSLYNKIDRFNSNFDVCIKIIKVFGE, encoded by the coding sequence ATGTTCTACAAAACCTTAAAACCATTTTTAGCAAAGTCGGGTTTAATCAGTCAGTTCAATCATCTGGCGGAAACAAAAACGCCAAAGCAAGTCTTCGGCCTAAATGCTTCGGCAAAATCTCTCTTACTTGCTCATCTTTTTTATACCGCAAAGCAAAATGTGCTGTTCGTTACCACTAATGATGTAATAGCAAGAAACACTTGTGATGACCTAAAGATTTTGCTTGGAAATGATAATGTTCATTTTTTACCAGAATATGAACTTTTGCACTATGAAGAATTTTCACCACAACAGAGCTGTCTTGTTGAGCGAAGTAATACATTAAGCAAAGCAGTCCTGGGTGAATCTGGAATTTTTATTGTTTCTATTAAAGAATTTCTTCGTAATATTAATCATCACGAAAATTACAAAACGAATATTATTTCTCTATCAAAAGGAAAGGAATATAATTTAGAAAAGCTTGTTTCAGATTTAATCGCTTGCGGATATAGTCATACGAGTCAGGTTTCGCAAATAGGAGAGATAAGCAAACGAGGTGGAATTTTAGATATATTTTCTCCTCAATATCAGAATCCGTTCAGATTAGAATTCTTTGGCAATGAGGTTGTGTCTATAAGAGAGTTTTCTGCCCAATCCCAGTGCTCCATGGATGATAGCTACACTAAGATAACCATCCAACCAATCCGAGAATTTTCTCTTAATAATCTTTCTTCATCATCTCCGGATGAACTTTTAGAAAGAATTTCTTCAAAAGGCTTTTATGATGGCATTGAACAGGATTTGGCAAAACTTCTGAAAAGAACTGCAACTTTTTCTGAATATTTCAATCCACAAGACACATTTTTAGTGTTTGATGAATTTCAAAATTTTTCAAATATTGAGGAATTACTTTTTGATGAGGTAAAGAAAAATTACAAAGATAAGATTATTACTATTTTAGAAAATATTATTGCTAAACCATATAAGCTATTTTCAAAATTCAGTAGTTTGAGCCTTAAAAAATTTTCTACATTCTATTTTAATCGTAGTAACTATCATCTTTCAGAATATTCACTCTATATTCCATTTAAATCCCAGATTCACCCCGTTAGATGCTCTTGTCCTGTTAGATGCCCACCTTCCGATGGGATGCTATCTAACGGGGTAAATTTCAATAGCAACTTTACTCTTTTAAATACTGAAATAGATTCTCTTTTGCAAAAAGGTTATACCATTTTCATACAATCTGACAATAAAAGTCAGAGTGATAGGCTTCAAGAGATGCTGCCAGAATTTCAGGATAAAGTAAGATTTTTCGTAGACTCCCCCTCAGGAGGGAATGTTGGCGTTTTTCAGAATGGTTTTATTTTTGATGATGCTCATCTTGCAATTTTCACAGACCATGAAATATTTAATCGTTACAAACAGAAAAGACATTTTGTGCGATTCAAAAAAGCAGAAGCACTTGCAGATTATGAATCATTAAAAAATGGTGATTATGTTGTTCATATAGATTACGGCATCGGGATTTATCAAGGATTGGAAAAGTTGAAAATCAAGGATTCTGAAATGGATTGTCTTGCCATTCAGTATGCAAATACTGACAAAATTTATGTCCCAACAGAGCAATTAAATCTTATTTCCAAATTTTCAGCTCAAGAAGGTATTACTCCAGAGATTTATAGGATTGGTGGAAGAAAGTGGGAAAGAGTTAAAGGAAATGTAAGGAAAGAAATAGAAAGAATTGCTGCTGACCTTGTATATCTTTACGCACAAAGAAAATTAGCAAAAGGCTTTGCATTTTCCAAAGATTCTGAATGGCAAAAAAATCTGGAAGCATCATTCATTTATGAGGATACATCTGACCAGATAAAAGCTACCGAATATATCAAAAATGATATGGAATCTGCAATCCCAATGGAACGATTGATTTGTGGTGATGTTGGATTTGGAAAAACAGAAGTGGCAATCCGTGCTGCTTTCAAATCTGTTATGGACAGCAAACAGGTTGCCTTTCTGGCTCCAACAACCATTCTTACAGAACAGCATTATCTCACATTCTCAGAAAGGTTGAAAGATTATCCGATAAGAGTTGAGATGCTTAGTAGATTTATTACACCCAAAAACCAGAAGCGAATCATAGATGGTCTGCAATTTGGCGAGGTTGATATTGTAATTGGCACGCATAGACTGCTTTCTGATGATGTAAAATTTAAAGATTTGGGTCTGATTATTATTGATGAGGAACAAAGATTTGGCGTAAAGCACAAAGAGAAATTAAAGGCATTAAAGACATCCGCAGACATTCTTGTTCTTTCTGCAACTCCTATTCCGCGAACCCTTAATATGACTCTTTCAGGTGTTAAAGATATGACTATTATGGATATCCCACCGGAAAATCGCTTACCGATTCGTACTGCCATCATTCCATATAATGACGACATAATTGAATTAGCAATAAAGAGAGAGATTGATAGACAAGGACAGGTTTACTTTCTGCATAATAGGGTTGAAACTATTTATACTATGGAGCAGAGATTAAGTCACCAGATGCCTGATATCTCTTTTGTCGTTGCACATGCTCAAATGCCAGAAAGAGAGCTGGAAAGAATTATGCGGAATTTCTATCATAGTAAATTTGATGTTCTCGTATGTACCACAATAATTGAATCTGGAATTGATATTCCAAATGTTAATACAATTATAATAAACTATGCTGATAAGTTCGGATTGGCGCAGCTTTATCAATTACGAGGACGAGTTGGTCGTTCTGACCGTCAGGCTTATGCTTATCTTATTGTGCCAGGTAAGACTACTGAAGCAGCTAAAGAAAGGCTGAAAACTATTGAACAGAACGAGGCTCTTGGCTCTGGACTTAATATTGCAATGCGTGATTTAGAGATACGAGGAGCTGGTAATATCCTTGGTGAAAAACAACATGGTTTGATGAATACAGTCGGGATAAGTTTTTATAACCAGATCTTGAAAAAAGCAATTGAAAAAATTAGCAAAGGTGAAACTAAAGATATATTTGAAATAGAGAGAAGAAAGGCAAAAATTCAATGTGAAATTCCGTTCTATTTTCCAAAAGAGTACATTGAAGATGAAGCAATGCGATTGGTTTTCTATCGCAGGCTGAATAACTTAGAAAATGAAAAGGAATTCTATAAGCTTCAAAATGAAATGGTTGACAGATTTGGGAAATTACCACAGGTTGCAAAGTATGTTTTCAAATATTATTTAGTAAATTTCTGGGCTGAAAAATGCAAAATAAAATCTGTCTTTATTGGAAGAAGAAAGATTGTTATTGAGCCATTTAAATCAATGATTTCAAAAAGTAAAATTGAAAAGATTATAAAATCAACCAAGTTTGCTGTACATTTTAAACAGATAAAGGGATTTTCTATTATAGTAGATATTCCATATCTCAAGGATTCTTTGTATAATAAAATTGACAGATTCAATTCAAATTTTGATGTTTGTATTAAAATAATTAAAGTATTTGGAGAATGA
- a CDS encoding peptidylprolyl isomerase, which translates to MKIKKSTKIFTVVLVVICAFLIIRNNFMKTDSNKILAMVNDEVIYISDLQAEAEKYGSDLSKNDKRLILQDLINKEILKVYAEKNNFFENPEIRENFNWQKSMAKTELLLKTMLEEKANQNVQISDRDCKAYINDHPLIKIMTVVIPIKDGNSTKAKKKIYKAYNKLKSGAKFENVRNKFVDKIYRGTNNEPEIVKSETLRRMFPNESIDLSIGEYTKPIASPYGYYIIKRYDDPEFEEIKKHIKNEVRSKKEGAFLTNYLDKIRSGITIYDKNLKEVLSENKPSTESDILIATYDDYKLKYNVVKKYLDNFLTKEQRNNMEFVNTKEIIKQIALQEFLNNVAIEEHSDTISTFISQLKAQEQEFESKWEDFVLGEIYKNVISQEIEVSDEEIQNYYQNNQDEFYQDGKLKSLPRMRNKINMKLKREKQDKWLEKVRQDYNIKIVKYEKYL; encoded by the coding sequence ATGAAAATAAAAAAATCTACCAAAATTTTTACTGTAGTATTAGTAGTGATTTGTGCATTTCTAATTATTAGAAACAATTTTATGAAAACTGATTCTAATAAAATTTTAGCAATGGTTAATGATGAGGTCATATATATTTCAGACCTTCAAGCCGAGGCAGAAAAATATGGTTCTGATTTGTCAAAGAATGATAAAAGGCTTATACTACAAGATTTAATTAATAAAGAAATACTAAAAGTCTATGCAGAGAAGAATAACTTCTTTGAAAATCCAGAAATAAGAGAAAATTTTAACTGGCAAAAGAGTATGGCAAAAACTGAATTACTATTAAAAACAATGCTTGAAGAGAAAGCCAATCAAAATGTCCAAATTTCTGACCGAGATTGTAAAGCATACATAAATGACCATCCTTTAATCAAGATAATGACAGTGGTTATTCCGATAAAAGATGGGAATTCTACAAAAGCAAAGAAAAAAATTTACAAAGCATACAATAAGTTAAAATCCGGTGCCAAGTTTGAAAATGTAAGAAACAAATTTGTTGATAAGATTTATAGGGGCACAAATAATGAACCTGAAATTGTGAAATCCGAGACTTTAAGACGAATGTTTCCTAACGAGTCAATAGACCTTTCAATTGGAGAATATACAAAACCAATTGCATCACCTTATGGATATTATATTATAAAAAGATATGATGACCCAGAATTTGAGGAGATAAAAAAACATATTAAAAATGAGGTTAGAAGCAAAAAAGAGGGTGCATTCCTAACAAATTATCTTGATAAAATTAGGTCAGGGATTACCATTTATGACAAAAATCTAAAGGAAGTACTTTCAGAAAATAAACCATCAACCGAATCTGATATTCTAATTGCAACTTATGATGATTATAAATTAAAATATAATGTTGTTAAAAAGTATCTTGATAACTTCTTAACAAAAGAGCAGAGGAATAATATGGAATTTGTAAACACCAAAGAGATTATAAAACAGATTGCTCTACAAGAATTCCTGAACAATGTTGCAATTGAAGAACATTCTGATACTATATCAACATTTATAAGTCAGTTGAAGGCTCAGGAACAGGAGTTTGAAAGTAAATGGGAAGATTTTGTTCTTGGTGAAATATACAAAAATGTGATTAGCCAGGAAATTGAGGTCTCAGATGAGGAGATTCAGAATTATTATCAAAATAATCAGGACGAATTTTATCAAGATGGAAAATTGAAATCTCTACCCAGGATGCGTAACAAAATAAATATGAAATTGAAACGAGAAAAACAGGATAAGTGGTTAGAAAAAGTAAGGCAAGATTATAATATAAAGATTGTGAAATATGAAAAATATCTATAA
- a CDS encoding four helix bundle protein, producing MEDIRDLKVYIEALNFSNLIWKICKGWDNFSKRTVGIQLVRAADSISANIAEGYGRFHYKENLKFCYYARGSFEETKDWLRKAYTRDLIIGKEKDNIENFLIPFVKQLNAYINYIKNCMNSKPSSTS from the coding sequence ATGGAAGATATACGAGATTTGAAAGTATATATTGAAGCATTAAACTTTTCTAATCTTATATGGAAAATATGCAAAGGATGGGATAATTTTTCTAAAAGAACAGTTGGAATTCAGTTAGTACGAGCAGCAGATTCAATCTCCGCAAATATTGCAGAGGGGTATGGTCGGTTTCATTATAAGGAAAATTTGAAGTTCTGCTATTATGCAAGAGGCTCTTTTGAAGAAACAAAAGATTGGTTAAGAAAAGCATATACGAGGGATTTAATAATTGGAAAAGAAAAAGATAATATTGAGAATTTTTTAATACCCTTTGTAAAACAACTTAATGCATACATTAATTATATTAAGAATTGTATGAATAGTAAACCAAGTTCAACCAGTTGA
- a CDS encoding peptidylprolyl isomerase encodes MLKRSGNPDVSGKKTYIALLLVLLCTTLLAEEVDEIAAVVGNETILKSEVIEFYEQWMSNSQQPINITEDDILQMLINEKLILEKAKQEGIVAQDAEVEMRLEQVINNLQAQFSSPEQFFLALQNEGLTLEKLKEQYREEISKQIVKETILNQEVFSKISISEYEKRNFYQTHIDSIPLRPEMVKIGQIIIKPKVSQKSLDEALNEIQDIKSQLDINGDFEELAKKYSECPTADNGGDLGYFARGDMVKPFEESAFSLNVGEVSEPIKTQFGYHLIRVDDKRDGEVHAHHILIRVEATKQDTIEAKQKINAIYKKLKNGADFIKLAEQYTDTTGIGKEFKIIQEYPVSQLEKIPSFGDVIKTLKENDCSEVVEIDGSYYIFKNFGYVEPRPYEYDEISQQIENLALEQKRQNALEKWLKDLRKEIFVKVY; translated from the coding sequence ATGTTGAAACGAAGTGGAAATCCCGATGTATCGGGGAAAAAAACTTATATTGCACTTTTATTAGTGCTTTTATGCACCACTTTATTAGCCGAAGAAGTGGATGAGATCGCTGCAGTTGTAGGAAATGAGACTATTCTCAAATCAGAAGTGATAGAATTCTATGAGCAATGGATGTCTAATTCCCAGCAACCCATTAATATAACGGAAGACGATATTCTGCAAATGCTAATTAACGAAAAGTTGATTTTAGAAAAAGCAAAACAAGAAGGAATCGTTGCTCAAGATGCAGAAGTTGAGATGCGATTAGAACAGGTTATCAATAACCTTCAGGCACAATTTAGTTCACCCGAACAGTTCTTTTTAGCTCTACAAAATGAAGGTTTGACATTGGAAAAACTAAAGGAACAATATAGAGAAGAGATTTCTAAACAGATTGTAAAAGAAACAATTTTAAATCAAGAGGTTTTCTCTAAAATCTCTATTTCAGAATATGAAAAAAGAAATTTTTATCAGACACATATTGATAGCATACCTCTTCGTCCAGAAATGGTAAAAATTGGTCAGATTATTATCAAACCAAAGGTAAGCCAGAAGAGTTTAGACGAAGCATTAAATGAGATTCAAGATATTAAATCTCAATTAGATATAAACGGTGATTTTGAAGAGTTAGCAAAAAAATATTCCGAATGTCCCACTGCTGATAATGGAGGAGATTTGGGATACTTTGCTCGCGGAGATATGGTTAAACCTTTTGAAGAGTCAGCATTTTCTTTAAATGTTGGAGAGGTCAGTGAACCTATTAAGACACAATTTGGTTATCATTTAATTCGTGTTGATGATAAAAGAGACGGAGAAGTGCATGCTCATCATATTTTGATTAGAGTGGAAGCAACTAAGCAGGATACGATAGAAGCAAAACAGAAAATTAATGCTATTTATAAAAAGCTGAAAAATGGTGCTGATTTTATCAAACTTGCAGAACAATATACAGATACAACAGGAATTGGAAAAGAATTTAAAATCATTCAGGAATATCCAGTTAGTCAGTTAGAAAAGATACCTTCTTTCGGAGATGTGATAAAAACCCTGAAAGAGAATGACTGTTCTGAAGTTGTTGAGATTGATGGTAGTTATTATATCTTTAAAAATTTCGGATATGTTGAACCAAGACCCTATGAATATGATGAGATTTCTCAACAGATAGAAAATTTAGCATTAGAGCAGAAACGGCAAAATGCTCTTGAAAAATGGCTCAAGGATTTAAGAAAAGAGATATTTGTGAAGGTGTATTAA
- a CDS encoding DUF2283 domain-containing protein, giving the protein MEEIKVKNILSFVPQVLNIPYSRIWTTYDKGADVLYINFKKPSHADNSELTDDDIIVRYEKGKIIGITILNASSRL; this is encoded by the coding sequence ATGGAAGAAATAAAGGTAAAAAATATATTGAGCTTTGTGCCACAGGTTTTAAATATACCATATTCAAGGATTTGGACAACATATGATAAAGGAGCTGATGTTTTGTATATTAACTTCAAAAAGCCAAGTCATGCTGATAATTCTGAACTTACTGATGATGATATAATAGTAAGATACGAAAAAGGAAAAATTATTGGAATAACTATACTTAACGCAAGTTCCCGTTTGTAA
- a CDS encoding GxxExxY protein, giving the protein MKIKKICKDLLKMANNIYSELGGGFNETVNQNALAIELRENKINYLKEVNIEIFYKGNSIGADRPDFVLLASKKKDWNLTEPIVLETKVSSKLTNDNRQQLKSYLKSFPHNKNSLLKSINKGILLNFLKTEDFKNKDVESEKPEIEIEFWSFNLDSNKMELRFKLPNSDD; this is encoded by the coding sequence ATGAAAATTAAGAAAATATGCAAAGACCTTCTCAAAATGGCAAATAATATTTATTCGGAACTTGGCGGTGGATTTAATGAAACTGTAAATCAAAATGCTCTGGCAATAGAATTAAGGGAAAATAAAATTAATTATCTTAAAGAAGTGAATATAGAAATTTTTTATAAAGGTAATTCAATTGGAGCTGACCGTCCCGATTTCGTTTTATTGGCTTCAAAAAAGAAAGATTGGAATTTAACAGAACCAATTGTTCTTGAAACAAAGGTTTCTTCAAAACTTACTAATGACAATCGGCAGCAATTGAAAAGTTATCTAAAATCATTTCCTCATAATAAAAATTCCTTGCTTAAAAGCATCAACAAGGGAATACTATTAAATTTCTTAAAAACTGAAGATTTTAAGAATAAAGATGTAGAAAGTGAGAAACCAGAAATTGAAATAGAATTTTGGAGTTTTAACCTAGATAGTAATAAAATGGAGTTGAGATTCAAATTACCAAATTCTGATGATTAG
- a CDS encoding ATP-binding protein: MNNTQKPYQILLHLGSIINKQLPEKDNYQESKKNHTSDFNSEKHKRLITKFTNLKQFQNLQLTNEDTLIIAFAWYKYIVEREFQIDPLKLLEAIYPNPSERIKQLDRIVRLLKYNILYTKKKQIKFQRTRKSDTKSHINFQKYSLLENDITIHRSFSRLILGEEIDVNNDIDKPYQSNKEFLSDWFTYIDKLYRFSLWDFSIRKTNSTLDEMPANDMLEAIQWKERIAQRLNKTNITFPLMDIVDEYKLDENESIILMFLVKEDMEGNDGADVEDVLKLISCDQQEMYRNREYVSIDSRLVKNGLIETSENVFFRTKSSDIRISSDITRRIIMKTSVNDGEKLLQILKGNNFYTLFEPAQTLNDLILPTEMKNTIRTSLNQYISNIDYVLSQWGLYEAGMHEFGKTDKKIEPGMLMLFYGHPGTGKTFAAGAIANYLSKKLLVTDMSRIQSKWVGDSEKNIQRMFSLFERIVRRTDNPPVLLLNEADQFLNKRLNNTNTSVDIMFNTLQNLFLEAFERLRRILIATTNLRENIDTAFSRRFHLKLEFPLPDFEERMKLWKLHISDMIPTSNDIDIPALANSYQLTGGQIKIIVKNACIEAASREGKGRKLKQKDLIKYCDIEVESSFCMKKNPIGFIRKIKNT; encoded by the coding sequence ATGAATAACACACAAAAACCATATCAAATATTACTCCATTTAGGTTCTATTATTAACAAACAACTACCTGAAAAAGACAATTATCAGGAATCAAAGAAAAATCATACATCAGATTTTAATTCAGAAAAACACAAAAGATTGATAACAAAATTTACTAATCTCAAACAATTTCAAAATCTTCAACTAACAAATGAAGATACTTTGATTATCGCATTTGCTTGGTATAAATATATAGTTGAGCGAGAATTTCAAATCGACCCTCTTAAACTTTTGGAAGCAATATATCCAAATCCTTCTGAAAGAATAAAACAGCTCGATCGTATAGTTAGACTTTTGAAGTACAACATATTATATACAAAGAAAAAGCAAATTAAATTTCAAAGAACCAGGAAAAGTGATACCAAATCCCATATAAACTTTCAAAAGTATTCATTACTCGAAAATGATATAACTATTCATCGTTCATTCTCCAGACTGATATTAGGTGAAGAAATTGATGTAAACAATGATATAGATAAACCTTATCAATCAAATAAAGAATTTCTTTCAGATTGGTTTACATATATTGATAAACTTTATCGATTCAGTTTATGGGATTTTTCAATAAGAAAAACAAATTCTACTCTTGATGAAATGCCAGCAAATGATATGTTAGAAGCAATACAATGGAAAGAACGGATAGCACAAAGGCTAAATAAAACTAATATAACATTTCCGTTAATGGATATAGTAGATGAATATAAATTAGATGAAAATGAATCTATTATACTTATGTTTCTTGTTAAAGAAGATATGGAAGGAAATGATGGTGCAGATGTTGAAGATGTTCTAAAACTCATAAGCTGTGATCAACAGGAGATGTATCGCAATAGAGAATATGTTTCAATTGACTCAAGGCTTGTAAAAAATGGTCTTATTGAGACTTCGGAAAATGTTTTTTTCAGAACCAAAAGCAGTGATATACGAATTTCTTCAGACATTACCAGAAGAATAATTATGAAAACTTCAGTTAATGACGGTGAAAAATTATTGCAAATTTTAAAAGGAAATAATTTCTATACTTTATTTGAACCTGCTCAAACCTTAAATGATTTAATCTTACCAACTGAAATGAAAAACACAATAAGAACATCTCTAAACCAGTATATCAGTAATATTGATTATGTGCTTTCTCAATGGGGGCTTTATGAAGCAGGAATGCATGAATTTGGAAAGACCGATAAGAAAATTGAGCCAGGGATGTTAATGTTATTCTATGGACATCCCGGAACAGGCAAAACTTTTGCTGCAGGTGCTATTGCAAACTATTTGAGCAAGAAATTACTTGTTACTGATATGAGTCGTATTCAATCAAAATGGGTTGGTGATAGTGAGAAGAATATTCAACGAATGTTTTCATTATTTGAAAGGATTGTAAGAAGGACAGATAATCCTCCAGTGCTACTACTGAATGAAGCTGACCAATTTTTAAATAAAAGGTTAAATAATACAAACACATCAGTGGATATTATGTTTAATACACTTCAAAATCTTTTCCTTGAAGCATTTGAAAGATTACGGAGAATTTTGATCGCTACAACCAACCTAAGAGAAAATATAGATACAGCCTTTAGCCGCAGGTTTCACTTGAAACTTGAGTTTCCTTTGCCTGATTTTGAAGAAAGAATGAAGTTGTGGAAATTACATATCTCAGATATGATTCCAACCTCCAATGATATAGATATTCCGGCTTTGGCTAATTCTTATCAACTTACAGGAGGACAGATAAAGATTATTGTAAAAAATGCTTGCATTGAAGCAGCTTCAAGAGAAGGTAAAGGAAGAAAGTTGAAACAAAAAGATTTAATAAAATATTGTGATATTGAAGTTGAATCTTCCTTTTGTATGAAAAAGAATCCTATTGGGTTTATTAGGAAAATAAAAAATACATAA